One window of Longimicrobiales bacterium genomic DNA carries:
- a CDS encoding glycosyltransferase: protein MMPDAFQLLASLPWIAMLLIMPLMLLRRPRLSSFPPPAPDDAPLVSIIVPARNEAVNISVCLASLLNTVYPNYEIIVVDDDSTDGTGDIVRILADHADGKVQLVDGQPLPDGWLGKPWACWQGYRRAKGDLLLFTDADTRHEERLLGHAVGALTSRRADMTSVMPRQLMIGLWERLILPHIFALISLRFINLERVNRTHRPRDVIANGQFMLIRREAYDAIGGHDALRAEIVEDQRIAQRLVAAGRRILIAHAEDLMETRMYRSLRGIIEGWTKNLAIASRRASPGWAAPVVPWLIAIFLIGMWVVPPVILLTVLMTPLGGWVQGWSVAVTAASLLFWLLAHAAQRVPLPYALTYPLGALAAAGLVVRSIVKGPRVAWKGREYRVEEGPRSVERPSNV from the coding sequence ATGATGCCGGACGCGTTCCAGCTGCTCGCGTCGCTGCCGTGGATCGCCATGCTCCTCATCATGCCGCTCATGCTGCTGCGCCGGCCGCGCCTGTCCTCGTTCCCGCCGCCGGCACCCGATGATGCGCCGCTGGTGTCCATCATCGTTCCTGCGCGCAACGAGGCCGTCAACATCAGCGTCTGCCTCGCCAGCCTGCTCAACACCGTCTACCCCAACTACGAGATCATCGTCGTCGATGACGACAGCACCGACGGTACCGGCGACATCGTACGGATCCTCGCCGATCACGCCGACGGAAAAGTCCAGCTCGTCGATGGCCAGCCGCTGCCCGACGGCTGGCTCGGTAAGCCGTGGGCCTGCTGGCAGGGCTACCGCCGCGCAAAGGGCGATCTGCTCCTGTTCACCGACGCGGACACCCGCCACGAGGAACGACTGCTCGGCCACGCGGTCGGTGCGCTCACGAGCCGCCGCGCGGACATGACCAGCGTGATGCCACGACAGCTGATGATCGGACTCTGGGAGCGCCTCATCCTCCCCCACATCTTCGCACTCATCTCACTCCGCTTCATCAACCTCGAACGCGTCAACCGCACTCACAGGCCGCGCGACGTGATCGCCAACGGCCAGTTCATGCTCATCCGGCGCGAGGCCTATGACGCCATCGGCGGACACGATGCTCTGCGCGCGGAGATCGTCGAGGACCAGCGCATCGCCCAGCGACTGGTCGCCGCCGGACGCCGCATTCTCATCGCCCATGCCGAGGACCTCATGGAGACGCGGATGTACCGCTCGCTCCGCGGCATCATCGAGGGCTGGACCAAGAACCTCGCCATCGCTTCACGCCGGGCCTCACCCGGCTGGGCCGCCCCCGTCGTCCCCTGGCTGATCGCCATCTTCCTCATCGGGATGTGGGTCGTCCCGCCCGTCATCCTGCTGACCGTTCTGATGACACCCCTCGGCGGCTGGGTACAGGGCTGGAGCGTGGCCGTAACGGCCGCTTCACTCCTGTTCTGGCTGCTCGCCCACGCCGCGCAGCGTGTGCCGCTGCCCTACGCGCTCACCTACCCCCTGGGTGCCCTGGCCGCAGCGGGTCTGGTTGTGCGCAGCATCGTCAAGGGCCCGCGGGTTGCGTGGAAGGGTCGGGAATACCGTGTGGAAGAGGGTCCCCGGAGCGTGGAGCGGCCGTCGAATGTATGA
- a CDS encoding radical SAM protein translates to MNEPVGSEREFLRITEIFHSVQGESTWAGLPCTFVRLTGCPLRCRWCDTEYAFHGGEKMSLDAIVARVEEIGTRLVEITGGEPLIHSNAFVLTTRLLDLGFTVLVETSGAIDVAPLDARAHRIMDLKCPDSGESARNLWSNLDHLTGRDEIKFVIASRGDYEWARDVIRERRLDVKVNTGELRALLMSPVWEMMDFQQLADWILQDRLPVRYQIQLHKIIWGANVPGV, encoded by the coding sequence ATGAACGAGCCGGTCGGCAGCGAACGCGAGTTCCTGCGCATCACAGAGATCTTCCATTCGGTCCAGGGCGAAAGCACCTGGGCCGGGCTGCCGTGTACCTTCGTGCGCCTCACCGGCTGCCCGCTCCGCTGCAGGTGGTGCGACACGGAGTACGCATTCCATGGCGGAGAGAAGATGTCGCTCGATGCGATCGTTGCACGCGTCGAGGAGATCGGGACGCGACTGGTCGAGATCACGGGCGGCGAGCCGCTCATCCACAGCAATGCATTCGTCCTCACCACGCGCCTGCTCGACCTCGGCTTCACGGTGCTCGTCGAGACGTCCGGTGCCATCGATGTCGCACCGCTCGACGCGCGTGCGCACAGGATCATGGACCTGAAGTGCCCCGACTCCGGAGAGTCCGCCCGCAATCTCTGGTCGAACCTGGATCACCTCACCGGTCGCGATGAGATCAAGTTCGTCATCGCAAGCCGCGGCGACTACGAATGGGCTCGCGATGTCATCCGCGAGCGACGTCTCGATGTGAAGGTGAACACCGGAGAGCTGCGCGCACTGCTGATGTCGCCGGTGTGGGAGATGATGGATTTTCAGCAGCTCGCCGACTGGATCCTGCAGGACCGCCTGCCCGTCCGCTACCAGATCCAGCTGCACAAGATCATCTGGGGCGCAAACGTACCCGGGGTGTAG
- a CDS encoding CoA pyrophosphatase: protein MLDDPRIAQLRHAFENRPARAADRAHEPREAAVAVLVRPRESLEVLLIRRAELHGDPWSGHVALPGGRRDPADGDLLATACRETHEEVGIHAVRVATFIGALDEVAPTTLNLPPILIAPYVLAVPPDTSATPDPREVQAAFWVPISALSDTGAASEILIHGDTGPLRLPSLTYEDYVIWGLTYRILQQFLETVG from the coding sequence ATGCTCGACGACCCCCGCATAGCACAGCTCCGCCACGCCTTCGAAAACCGTCCCGCACGGGCCGCCGATCGCGCTCACGAACCGCGCGAGGCAGCCGTCGCCGTGCTCGTACGACCCCGCGAATCCCTCGAGGTCCTCCTCATCCGGCGCGCCGAGCTCCACGGCGATCCCTGGTCCGGTCACGTCGCGCTGCCCGGCGGCCGGCGCGACCCCGCAGACGGCGACCTGCTCGCCACCGCCTGCCGCGAAACCCACGAAGAGGTCGGCATCCACGCCGTTCGCGTCGCCACCTTCATCGGCGCCCTCGACGAGGTGGCGCCCACCACCCTCAACCTCCCGCCCATCCTCATCGCCCCCTACGTCCTCGCCGTGCCGCCCGACACCAGCGCCACCCCCGACCCCCGCGAGGTGCAGGCCGCGTTCTGGGTACCCATCTCCGCCCTCAGCGACACCGGCGCCGCCTCCGAGATCCTCATCCACGGCGACACCGGGCCCCTCCGCCTCCCATCTCTGACGTACGAAGATTACGTGATCTGGGGCCTGACCTACCGGATCCTCCAGCAGTTCCTCGAAACCGTCGGCTGA
- a CDS encoding aminotransferase class V-fold PLP-dependent enzyme codes for MNWTDWRGEFPILERKTYLNSCSLGALSHRALARISTFHEEWHTYGASAWYETWMGRLAELRSRVGAMVGAGDGEIALAASTSAALSVLGSAFDYSKRSRVVVAELDFPTVAYQWMVRPDVEVTRVPSDDGVSIDPERMAAAIDDRTAIVSISHVFFTTGAIQQMQPIAEAARRHGAFFIIDAYQSAGQVPIDVKALGADALVTGPLKWLLGGPGLAYLYVRDEWLHELHPTITGWFAARAQFDFDIHDFEFKEDARRFELGTPALPTVHSALGGQDIIDQIGVVPIRERNSDLTEHLLVRLEEAGLSFRGATDATARSALVMIPHEDPAGAVQRLADHDIIVDSRPGYVRVSPHFYNTHDEIDRFVQVLAGGRS; via the coding sequence ATGAACTGGACTGACTGGCGGGGCGAGTTCCCCATCCTCGAGCGCAAGACCTATCTGAACTCCTGCTCGCTCGGCGCCCTGTCGCACCGGGCGCTCGCGCGCATCAGCACGTTCCACGAGGAGTGGCATACGTACGGTGCGTCGGCCTGGTACGAGACGTGGATGGGCCGGCTGGCGGAATTGCGATCGCGCGTCGGCGCGATGGTCGGGGCGGGCGACGGCGAGATCGCGCTCGCGGCGAGCACGTCGGCTGCGCTGTCCGTGCTCGGCTCCGCGTTCGACTACTCGAAACGCAGTCGTGTCGTGGTGGCTGAGCTCGACTTCCCCACCGTCGCCTATCAGTGGATGGTACGGCCGGACGTGGAGGTGACACGCGTGCCGAGCGATGACGGCGTCAGCATCGATCCGGAGCGCATGGCCGCCGCCATCGACGACCGTACAGCGATCGTGTCGATCAGTCACGTGTTCTTCACCACGGGCGCCATTCAGCAGATGCAGCCGATCGCCGAGGCCGCCCGGCGCCACGGCGCGTTCTTCATCATCGATGCCTACCAGAGCGCCGGGCAGGTACCGATCGATGTGAAAGCGCTCGGCGCCGATGCACTCGTCACCGGCCCGCTCAAGTGGCTGCTCGGCGGCCCCGGTCTCGCGTACCTCTACGTGCGCGACGAATGGCTGCATGAGCTGCACCCCACGATTACAGGCTGGTTCGCTGCGCGCGCTCAGTTCGACTTCGACATCCATGACTTCGAGTTCAAGGAGGATGCGCGCCGCTTCGAGCTCGGCACGCCTGCTCTTCCCACCGTCCACAGTGCGCTCGGCGGACAGGACATCATCGACCAGATCGGCGTAGTGCCCATCCGCGAGCGGAACAGCGATCTCACCGAGCACCTGCTCGTCCGGCTCGAGGAGGCGGGCCTCAGCTTCCGCGGCGCCACCGACGCGACCGCGCGCTCCGCACTCGTCATGATCCCGCACGAGGACCCCGCGGGCGCGGTGCAGCGGCTGGCCGATCACGACATCATTGTCGATTCCCGCCCCGGATACGTACGGGTTTCACCGCACTTTTACAACACCCACGACGAGATCGACCGCTTCGTGCAGGTCCTCGCCGGCGGACGCTCATGA
- a CDS encoding nucleotide pyrophosphohydrolase: MKISDAQKAVDTYIGQFEAGYWPPLTNLARLVEEVGELARELNHRFGHKTKKPGEPEQDLALELADIMFVLIAIANEQKIDLEEAFVRVLEKYDVRDADRWTRRS, encoded by the coding sequence ATGAAGATATCCGACGCACAGAAGGCCGTCGACACGTACATCGGACAGTTCGAGGCCGGCTACTGGCCGCCGCTCACCAATCTCGCTCGCCTCGTCGAGGAAGTCGGCGAGCTCGCCCGCGAGCTCAATCATCGCTTCGGTCACAAGACGAAGAAGCCCGGCGAGCCGGAGCAGGACCTCGCACTCGAGCTCGCCGATATCATGTTCGTCCTCATCGCGATTGCCAACGAGCAGAAGATAGATCTGGAAGAGGCTTTCGTGCGTGTGCTCGAGAAATACGACGTGCGCGACGCCGATCGCTGGACCCGTCGAAGCTGA
- a CDS encoding NUDIX hydrolase has product MARARTWDPVENEIVGEYDVFNIRRHVMRSPRTGDLHAFHVVDVPASVHVIPFTTDGHIVLVEQFRQGVQRVSLEFPAGIVEAGEDPVRAAVRELQEETGYCAETADIVGDFDPDPAIQSNAIQVIVARGCRPGGERDQDDGEDVAVRIVEPAEIERLIDDGRIRHAACITAWHLYERQNRRFQG; this is encoded by the coding sequence ATGGCGCGGGCTCGCACGTGGGATCCGGTGGAGAACGAGATTGTCGGGGAATACGACGTGTTCAACATCCGCCGGCACGTGATGCGGTCACCCCGGACGGGCGACCTGCACGCGTTTCACGTGGTCGACGTTCCGGCCAGCGTCCACGTGATCCCGTTCACCACGGACGGCCATATCGTTCTGGTCGAGCAGTTCCGGCAGGGCGTGCAGCGCGTGTCGCTCGAGTTTCCCGCGGGCATCGTGGAGGCGGGGGAGGATCCCGTACGTGCGGCCGTGCGCGAGCTGCAGGAGGAGACGGGCTACTGCGCGGAGACGGCGGATATCGTGGGCGACTTCGATCCGGATCCGGCGATCCAGTCGAACGCCATCCAGGTCATTGTGGCGCGGGGCTGTCGGCCGGGCGGCGAACGGGATCAGGACGATGGTGAGGACGTGGCGGTGCGGATCGTGGAGCCGGCGGAGATCGAGAGACTGATCGATGACGGCAGGATCAGGCACGCAGCCTGTATCACCGCCTGGCATCTGTATGAGCGGCAGAATCGCCGGTTTCAGGGATAG
- a CDS encoding proline dehydrogenase family protein, protein MLRDVFIFLSENALARRMSMSAPGARTMSRRFVAGETVEDGLNAARALVARGFFVSLDYLGESVRTREEAAAAADTYVRLLGLIAADSQLRDRVNVSLKLTQMGQDVRIRRGAGETAARQHAGPAARRHAAESTGDALDPLWPRPPKHNTPENRADWDVEFLRTNVKRVLDAARTHEIFVRFDMEGTPHTQRTLDFFRSLWEEGYHNIGIVLQSYLRRSDHDVREANLLGARVRLCKGAYKEPEEYAFQPKPEVDASFVALMKMLLSDGNFPGIATHDPAMIRATREYAAQHDLPPSGWEFQMLYGIARDVQNQLIDQGYNLRVYVPFGEAWYPYLMRRMAERPANVLFVVNSVLRESPFRFLFGRNAR, encoded by the coding sequence TTGCTACGCGATGTTTTCATTTTCCTGAGCGAGAACGCCCTGGCGCGCCGCATGTCCATGTCGGCGCCGGGCGCCCGCACCATGTCGCGCCGGTTCGTAGCAGGCGAGACGGTCGAGGACGGACTCAATGCCGCGCGCGCACTCGTCGCACGCGGCTTCTTCGTATCTCTCGACTACCTGGGCGAGTCGGTACGCACGCGTGAGGAGGCCGCAGCGGCGGCTGACACGTATGTGCGATTGCTCGGACTCATCGCGGCAGACAGCCAGCTCCGCGACCGCGTCAACGTCTCACTCAAGCTCACACAGATGGGCCAGGACGTCAGAATCCGGAGAGGCGCCGGCGAAACAGCCGCGCGACAGCATGCGGGCCCGGCCGCGCGGCGCCATGCGGCTGAATCCACAGGCGATGCTCTCGACCCGCTGTGGCCGCGCCCGCCGAAGCACAACACGCCCGAGAACCGCGCCGACTGGGACGTCGAGTTCCTGCGCACCAATGTCAAGCGCGTGCTCGATGCCGCCCGCACGCATGAGATTTTCGTGCGCTTCGACATGGAGGGCACTCCGCATACGCAGCGGACGCTCGACTTCTTCCGCTCGCTCTGGGAGGAAGGCTACCACAATATCGGCATCGTGCTCCAGTCGTACCTGCGTCGCTCCGACCACGACGTCCGTGAAGCCAATCTGCTCGGCGCACGCGTCCGGCTCTGCAAGGGAGCGTACAAGGAGCCGGAGGAATACGCGTTCCAGCCGAAGCCGGAAGTCGACGCCAGCTTCGTCGCTCTCATGAAGATGTTGCTCTCCGACGGAAACTTCCCGGGCATCGCCACTCACGACCCGGCCATGATCCGGGCAACCCGCGAGTACGCCGCGCAGCACGACCTGCCGCCGTCCGGCTGGGAATTCCAGATGCTGTACGGTATCGCCCGCGACGTACAAAACCAGTTGATCGATCAGGGGTACAACCTCCGGGTATATGTCCCGTTCGGAGAGGCGTGGTACCCCTATCTGATGCGACGCATGGCGGAACGACCGGCGAACGTGCTGTTCGTCGTCAATTCCGTGCTGCGTGAATCCCCGTTCCGGTTTCTCTTCGGCCGGAACGCACGTTAG
- a CDS encoding alcohol dehydrogenase catalytic domain-containing protein produces MKAAIFSQHGAPDVIRIEDVPRPEPDQGEVRLRVAAAGMNHLDLWVRRGLPIETTMPHIGGSDIAGVVDAAGPGVAADWLGARVVADPSISCGVCEWCTRGEEPLCVEYRILGEHTNGGFAEYVTVPARNLLRIPDGYPVETAAAAPLGFLTAWRGLVTRGRLTAGESVLVTGASGGVATAAIQIARHLGARVYAVTTGENVERVRALGADVVYDREQVDYSREIWRDTKKRGVDLIFDSVGEQTWQQNVRAAARAGRIVVYGGTTGPRLETDARVLFWKQLEIVGTTMSSRAEFRAVMELVFSRVLEPVVDVVWDLDRAREAHERLEAGRQFGRIVLRPSPSIS; encoded by the coding sequence TTGAAGGCAGCGATCTTCTCGCAACACGGGGCCCCGGACGTCATCCGCATCGAGGACGTCCCGCGTCCCGAGCCGGATCAGGGGGAGGTGCGGCTGCGCGTTGCGGCTGCGGGAATGAACCACCTGGACCTGTGGGTCCGGCGCGGGCTGCCGATCGAGACGACCATGCCGCACATCGGCGGATCCGACATCGCCGGCGTCGTGGATGCAGCCGGTCCCGGTGTTGCCGCCGACTGGCTCGGTGCGCGTGTCGTGGCGGACCCCTCCATTTCCTGCGGCGTGTGTGAGTGGTGCACGCGCGGCGAAGAGCCGCTCTGTGTGGAGTACCGCATCCTGGGCGAGCACACGAACGGGGGTTTTGCGGAGTATGTGACCGTGCCGGCACGCAACCTCCTGCGCATACCGGACGGTTATCCGGTGGAGACTGCGGCGGCGGCGCCGCTGGGGTTCCTGACCGCCTGGCGCGGGCTCGTGACGCGCGGACGGCTGACCGCCGGGGAGAGCGTGCTCGTCACCGGCGCGTCGGGCGGTGTCGCGACCGCAGCCATCCAGATCGCACGACACCTCGGCGCGCGCGTATACGCCGTCACCACCGGCGAGAACGTCGAACGCGTGCGTGCCCTCGGCGCCGATGTCGTATACGATCGCGAACAGGTGGACTATTCGCGCGAGATCTGGCGCGATACGAAGAAGCGAGGTGTAGACCTCATCTTCGACTCCGTGGGCGAGCAGACCTGGCAGCAGAACGTGCGCGCGGCCGCCCGCGCCGGCCGCATCGTCGTGTATGGCGGCACGACCGGACCACGACTCGAGACGGATGCGCGCGTGCTGTTCTGGAAGCAGCTCGAGATCGTCGGGACCACCATGTCCAGCCGCGCCGAGTTCCGGGCTGTCATGGAGCTCGTGTTTTCACGCGTTCTCGAACCGGTCGTCGACGTGGTCTGGGACCTCGACCGGGCGCGTGAGGCCCACGAGCGCCTGGAGGCCGGCCGGCAGTTCGGCCGCATCGTGCTCCGGCCCTCGCCGTCGATCTCCTGA
- a CDS encoding HNH endonuclease signature motif containing protein — protein MGNHACMKVVGARDALTGRRERVLRRDRHQCVYCAEVCAPEDLTLDHVEPRMRGGDDSEGNLVAACRRCNELKGGLAAWAFLARRPDLRANFMSAAERCDTTHARPVWARLLRAVSEAAEKSG, from the coding sequence ATGGGGAACCACGCGTGTATGAAGGTTGTGGGAGCGAGAGACGCATTGACAGGCCGGCGGGAGCGGGTGCTCAGACGTGACAGGCACCAGTGTGTATACTGCGCCGAAGTCTGCGCGCCGGAAGACCTGACGCTGGATCATGTCGAACCGCGCATGCGGGGCGGAGACGACTCCGAGGGCAACCTGGTGGCGGCATGCCGGCGCTGCAACGAGCTGAAGGGCGGCCTGGCGGCCTGGGCGTTCCTGGCGCGACGGCCCGACCTGCGTGCGAACTTCATGAGCGCCGCGGAGCGCTGCGATACTACACATGCCCGGCCGGTCTGGGCGCGGCTGCTGCGCGCAGTCAGCGAGGCCGCTGAGAAGAGTGGCTGA